The following are encoded in a window of Roseimaritima ulvae genomic DNA:
- a CDS encoding GHMP family kinase ATP-binding protein: MPSLTEKSTTDPQALEVRTGARLHFGLLDTVAPFGGIGMMIDQPVTHIRLQSATAFSVVGPTAEQPEPEHSELNRRVSDVARRFSQQQSWSGLPSVRITVLRRPAPHSGLGTGTQLAMAVAAGLRRWFDADLPDATIIREVAARGTRSGVGSYGFFSGGLVVDSHPPRRLSVPDAWRVVLLRPRQAPAAVSGRDENQRFATLQQGRPAQRRELEACLAERLEPLARGGRFQAFAEAVREYNYLSGMLFADSQGGPYNGPQVTQLVEDLRQMGYAGVGQSSWGPTVFALCANLANAERLAANPPSSVADAHVAAPLNAAASIAQRVV; this comes from the coding sequence TTGCCATCGCTCACGGAAAAATCCACCACTGACCCGCAGGCTCTCGAAGTCCGCACCGGAGCGCGGCTGCATTTTGGCTTGCTCGACACGGTCGCTCCGTTTGGCGGCATCGGCATGATGATCGATCAACCGGTCACCCACATCCGACTGCAGTCCGCCACGGCGTTTTCGGTCGTGGGGCCAACCGCCGAACAGCCCGAGCCAGAACACTCGGAATTAAATCGTCGCGTCAGCGACGTGGCCCGGCGGTTTTCTCAGCAGCAAAGCTGGTCCGGCCTACCGAGCGTGCGGATCACGGTACTTCGCCGGCCCGCACCCCATTCCGGACTGGGCACCGGGACGCAGCTGGCGATGGCGGTCGCGGCGGGACTCCGTCGCTGGTTCGACGCCGATTTGCCGGATGCAACGATTATCCGGGAGGTCGCCGCGCGGGGCACGCGATCGGGCGTGGGCAGCTACGGTTTTTTCTCCGGCGGTCTGGTGGTCGATTCCCATCCGCCCCGCAGGCTGTCGGTTCCCGATGCTTGGAGAGTCGTATTGCTGCGGCCCAGGCAAGCTCCCGCGGCGGTGTCCGGCCGCGACGAGAACCAGCGTTTCGCCACGCTCCAGCAGGGCCGGCCGGCGCAGCGTCGCGAACTGGAAGCCTGTCTCGCTGAACGACTCGAACCTCTGGCCCGCGGTGGTCGCTTCCAAGCCTTTGCCGAAGCGGTGCGAGAATACAACTATCTGAGCGGGATGCTGTTTGCGGACTCGCAGGGGGGGCCCTACAACGGCCCCCAGGTCACCCAGTTAGTGGAGGACCTGCGGCAAATGGGCTACGCCGGCGTGGGGCAAAGCTCGTGGGGGCCGACCGTGTTTGCGCTGTGTGCAAACTTGGCCAATGCGGAACGACTGGCGGCTAACCCGCCATCGTCCGTCGCTGACGCGCATGTCGCCGCCCCTCTGAACGCCGCCGCCTCGATCGCCCAGCGGGTGGTTTGA
- a CDS encoding DUF447 domain-containing protein — MTTTDAQGAVNIAPMGPVVDRAITSIELRPFVGSRTYANLRATNRAVVHVTDDCLLLARAAIGSVDSAGLVEPIRDGQFSVLRDACRWYAVEITAWHEHPQRPRAECVIVQQQRNRDFFGLNRAQYAVVEAAILATRIHLIAPEVLQSQLRELATLVERAGGDQERQAFELLEKHIAIAHGKIHH; from the coding sequence GTGACGACTACCGACGCTCAGGGCGCGGTCAACATCGCGCCGATGGGGCCGGTGGTTGATCGAGCGATCACGTCGATCGAACTGCGGCCCTTTGTCGGCTCGCGAACCTACGCCAACCTGCGAGCCACCAATCGAGCGGTCGTGCATGTCACCGACGACTGCTTGCTGTTGGCGCGGGCGGCGATCGGCAGCGTCGACTCCGCGGGCCTGGTCGAACCGATTCGCGACGGACAGTTTTCCGTGCTGCGGGACGCCTGCCGCTGGTACGCAGTGGAGATCACCGCCTGGCATGAACACCCCCAGCGACCGCGGGCCGAATGCGTTATCGTACAGCAACAACGGAACCGAGATTTTTTTGGTTTGAATCGAGCCCAGTATGCGGTCGTCGAAGCTGCCATCCTTGCCACCCGCATCCACCTGATCGCCCCCGAAGTTCTGCAGTCGCAGCTCCGCGAGTTAGCGACGCTGGTCGAACGAGCCGGCGGGGACCAAGAACGCCAAGCCTTTGAGTTGCTCGAGAAACACATTGCCATCGCTCACGGAAAAATCCACCACTGA
- a CDS encoding anthranilate synthase component II codes for MILLLDNYDSFVHNLARYLRLLGQDTRVVRSDTITVDEVQQLAPTAIVLSPGPRRPEDAGCSLEVVRRLADTIPILGVCLGHQTIGQAFGAEVVECPSRHGQSSRISHTGQSLFAGLPDHFQVGRYHSLCLRPDSIPDCLEVTAITDDGLVMGVQHRRWPVHGVQFHPESVLTQYGLEMLRNFCPAPTSELQAVT; via the coding sequence ATGATCCTGTTGCTCGACAACTACGACTCGTTTGTCCACAACTTGGCTCGTTACCTGAGACTGCTGGGGCAAGACACGCGGGTCGTCCGCAGCGACACGATCACGGTCGACGAAGTGCAGCAGCTGGCCCCCACGGCGATTGTCTTGTCACCCGGACCGCGGCGCCCCGAAGACGCGGGCTGCAGTCTGGAAGTGGTGCGGCGACTGGCTGATACGATACCCATCCTGGGCGTTTGCTTGGGACATCAGACCATCGGTCAAGCGTTTGGCGCAGAGGTGGTCGAATGCCCCAGCCGGCATGGTCAAAGCAGCCGCATCTCACACACCGGGCAATCTCTGTTCGCCGGTTTGCCCGACCACTTTCAAGTCGGACGCTACCATTCCCTGTGCCTGCGGCCGGACAGCATTCCCGATTGCCTCGAGGTTACGGCGATCACCGATGACGGCTTGGTAATGGGCGTCCAGCATCGTCGCTGGCCCGTCCATGGCGTGCAATTCCATCCCGAATCGGTGCTCACCCAGTACGGCCTGGAAATGCTGCGGAATTTTTGCCCCGCCCCCACCTCCGAGCTGCAGGCCGTGACGTGA
- a CDS encoding citrate synthase has product MSREPIQKEPVRLAIEGQDLELPVLEGSEGEVAIDISELRKKSGVITLDEGFVNTGSTTSAITFLDGEKGVLRYRGYPIEELAKHCDFIEICYLLIYGDLPNAEQASCFRSSIREHTLIHEEMRSFYNGFPRDAHPMAILSSVVGALSTFYQDSLDPSDPRQVEVSTHRLLAKLPTIAAYSYKKSNGQPFMYPLNKLDYCENFLQMMFATPTEPYEVDPDFADALRLLLIVHADHEQNCSTSTVRMVGSSNANLFASISAGISALWGPLHGGANEACVSMLEEIVADGGNVQKYVDMAKDKNSTFRLMGFGHRVYKNFDPRAKIIKATCDRLLAKLQLDDPLFEVAQKLEEAALKDEYFVKRKLYPNVDFYSGVIYRALGIPVQMFTVLFAIGRLPGWIAHWHEMHQSPGKRIYRPRQVYTGQTEREFVPLDQR; this is encoded by the coding sequence GTGAGTCGCGAACCTATACAGAAAGAACCCGTGCGGTTAGCGATCGAGGGCCAGGACCTGGAGCTTCCCGTATTGGAGGGCAGCGAAGGTGAAGTCGCGATCGATATTAGTGAGCTGCGTAAAAAGAGCGGCGTCATTACCCTGGACGAAGGCTTCGTCAACACCGGCAGCACGACCAGTGCGATCACCTTCCTCGATGGCGAAAAGGGCGTGCTGCGATACCGCGGCTACCCGATCGAAGAGTTGGCCAAGCACTGCGACTTCATCGAAATCTGCTACCTGTTGATCTACGGCGACCTGCCCAACGCCGAACAAGCCTCTTGCTTCCGATCCAGTATTCGCGAACACACGCTGATTCACGAAGAAATGCGGTCGTTCTACAACGGCTTCCCCCGCGACGCCCACCCGATGGCGATCCTCAGCAGCGTGGTCGGCGCCCTGTCCACCTTCTACCAGGATTCGCTGGATCCCTCCGATCCTCGGCAGGTGGAAGTCTCCACGCATCGCCTGCTCGCCAAACTGCCCACGATCGCGGCTTACAGCTACAAGAAGTCCAACGGCCAGCCCTTCATGTACCCGCTGAACAAGCTGGACTACTGCGAGAACTTCTTGCAGATGATGTTCGCCACGCCCACCGAACCCTATGAAGTCGATCCGGACTTTGCCGACGCCTTGCGGTTGTTGTTGATCGTGCATGCCGACCACGAGCAGAACTGCAGCACCTCCACCGTGCGGATGGTGGGTAGCAGCAACGCCAATTTGTTCGCTTCGATTTCGGCCGGCATCAGCGCCCTCTGGGGGCCTCTGCACGGCGGTGCCAACGAAGCCTGCGTCAGCATGCTGGAAGAAATCGTTGCCGACGGGGGGAACGTGCAGAAGTACGTGGATATGGCCAAAGACAAAAACAGCACCTTCCGGCTGATGGGCTTTGGGCACCGTGTCTATAAGAACTTTGACCCCCGCGCCAAAATCATCAAAGCCACCTGCGATCGGTTGCTGGCCAAGCTGCAGCTGGACGACCCGTTGTTCGAAGTCGCGCAAAAACTGGAAGAAGCGGCACTCAAAGATGAGTACTTCGTCAAACGCAAGCTGTACCCCAACGTCGACTTCTACTCCGGCGTGATCTACCGCGCCCTGGGGATTCCCGTGCAGATGTTTACGGTCCTGTTTGCCATCGGCCGCCTTCCAGGCTGGATCGCTCACTGGCACGAAATGCACCAATCGCCCGGCAAGCGGATCTATCGTCCTCGGCAGGTTTATACCGGTCAGACCGAACGCGAATTTGTGCCGCTCGACCAACGCTAA
- a CDS encoding putative 2-dehydropantoate 2-reductase yields the protein MTKRSFAVIGGGALGGLYGGMLARAGFDVHFLLRSDAQHVRQHGLRVDSKLGDFHLHDVNVYDDADAMPACDVTILALKTTNNDLLPRLLPGPTGTGGTVLVLQNGLNVEADTAAVVGGGRVLGGCCFLCSNKVGPGHIRHLDYGRIVFGRYSPASEPPAGCDAEVESIATDLQSAGIDAHTTDDLWKARWRKLMWNIPFNGLSVALDASTNTLMDDPHATELITAVMQEVAAASAACGREQPADAINKTLDHTRQMVPYDSSMRLDYKAGRAMELEAILGNPIQAARQAGVPMPKVEMLYQQLWFLQAQTDRRLSAGC from the coding sequence ATGACGAAACGTAGTTTTGCGGTAATCGGCGGCGGAGCCCTGGGAGGGCTGTACGGCGGAATGTTGGCTCGAGCCGGTTTTGACGTCCATTTCCTGCTCCGCTCCGACGCCCAGCATGTTCGCCAGCACGGCCTGCGGGTCGATTCCAAACTGGGGGACTTCCATCTGCACGATGTGAATGTGTACGACGATGCCGACGCCATGCCGGCCTGCGACGTCACCATTTTGGCTTTAAAAACCACCAACAACGACCTGTTGCCGCGGTTGCTGCCCGGGCCCACCGGGACAGGCGGAACGGTGCTGGTGCTGCAAAACGGTTTAAACGTGGAAGCCGATACGGCGGCGGTGGTCGGCGGGGGCCGCGTGCTGGGCGGCTGCTGTTTCTTGTGCAGCAACAAGGTGGGCCCCGGTCACATCCGCCATTTGGACTACGGTCGGATCGTATTCGGCCGCTACTCGCCCGCTTCCGAGCCGCCGGCGGGTTGCGACGCGGAGGTCGAATCGATTGCCACCGATCTGCAGTCGGCCGGCATCGACGCCCACACCACCGACGATCTGTGGAAGGCGCGGTGGCGAAAATTAATGTGGAACATTCCCTTCAACGGTCTGTCCGTGGCCCTGGACGCGTCGACCAACACGCTGATGGACGATCCGCACGCCACCGAACTGATCACCGCCGTGATGCAGGAAGTGGCGGCGGCCTCGGCGGCTTGCGGACGCGAACAACCCGCCGATGCAATAAATAAAACGCTCGATCACACGCGGCAAATGGTCCCATACGACAGCAGCATGCGACTGGACTACAAAGCCGGTCGAGCGATGGAATTGGAAGCGATTCTCGGCAATCCGATCCAGGCGGCACGGCAAGCCGGGGTGCCGATGCCCAAGGTGGAAATGCTGTATCAGCAGCTATGGTTCTTGCAAGCTCAGACGGACCGCAGATTGTCGGCCGGATGCTAG
- a CDS encoding NPCBM/NEW2 domain-containing protein, with protein MQLLFFCAAWMLTGGLSVNVTPIDGSTYPAELVGAQNDALMLHVDGQPQQVPLGELQSVSRSEPDERVGPAVRATLRDGTRLPVDDIEMDATEAKLKLRRQGVFSVPVRDLQVLRFRSPSAQVDAQWAAYVEAPKSSDQLVIRRGTDTLDAVEGLVKGISEQSVQFELGGAPVDAPFNRLEGIVFAGQDSDAAAGKLRIKDVYGAIWNAESLSAGADDKTLTVHTTGGLQHAVRIDLIESIELSSGILFLTEVEPLEQTYQPFIVSPQSVPEDRVAQWMGPRVQDQHTLVVSSRSTIRYRIEPGFSRFAAEVQIDPSVTLGGQCELRVRLNDQTAWEKTLKIGEPLQQLDVPVGAASQLTLEVDYGDDGDIGDIVHIREPRFLK; from the coding sequence ATGCAGCTGTTGTTCTTTTGTGCCGCGTGGATGCTCACCGGTGGCTTGTCCGTTAATGTAACGCCGATCGACGGCTCTACCTATCCAGCCGAATTGGTGGGGGCCCAAAACGACGCGTTGATGCTGCACGTCGACGGTCAGCCTCAACAGGTACCGTTGGGGGAACTGCAAAGCGTCTCGCGGAGCGAGCCTGATGAGCGGGTGGGGCCGGCCGTCCGAGCGACGCTGCGTGACGGCACCCGCTTGCCGGTCGATGATATTGAAATGGACGCCACCGAGGCGAAGCTGAAATTGCGTCGCCAGGGCGTGTTCAGCGTGCCCGTGCGTGACCTGCAAGTGCTCCGCTTTCGCTCCCCTTCGGCTCAAGTCGACGCTCAGTGGGCGGCGTATGTCGAAGCCCCCAAGTCCAGCGATCAGCTGGTGATCCGGCGCGGTACCGATACGCTGGACGCCGTCGAAGGCTTGGTCAAAGGGATCAGCGAGCAATCGGTACAGTTTGAATTGGGCGGCGCTCCGGTTGATGCCCCCTTCAACCGCCTGGAGGGAATCGTGTTTGCCGGCCAGGACAGCGATGCAGCGGCCGGCAAGTTACGCATCAAAGATGTTTACGGGGCGATATGGAACGCCGAATCACTGAGTGCCGGAGCGGACGACAAGACGTTGACCGTGCACACCACCGGCGGCCTGCAGCATGCCGTTCGGATCGATCTGATTGAATCGATCGAATTGTCCAGTGGGATCCTGTTTCTGACCGAAGTCGAGCCGTTGGAGCAGACCTACCAGCCCTTTATCGTCTCCCCCCAGTCCGTGCCGGAGGATCGTGTGGCTCAGTGGATGGGGCCCCGGGTCCAAGACCAGCACACCTTGGTGGTCTCCAGCCGATCGACGATCCGCTACCGCATCGAACCCGGCTTCAGCCGCTTCGCGGCCGAGGTCCAGATCGATCCCAGCGTGACCTTGGGCGGGCAGTGTGAGCTCCGCGTCCGTTTGAATGACCAGACGGCGTGGGAAAAAACGCTGAAGATCGGCGAGCCGTTGCAGCAGCTCGACGTGCCCGTTGGCGCGGCCAGCCAGTTGACGCTGGAGGTCGATTACGGCGACGACGGCGACATCGGCGACATTGTCCATATTCGTGAACCCAGGTTTCTGAAATGA
- a CDS encoding S1C family serine protease, with protein sequence MKRWNLIVLAGVLLIPPLAARPAIAQDTAAESVAAEDTAAEDTTAKLAVPEQVLQAQQRRIAAIEKAVPTAVSVFVPGGAGGGSGVLISPDGYALTNFHVSSPAGVHMRCGLADGNVYDAVIIGIDPVGDLALIRLLGRDDFPAATLGDSDKLQVGDWCFVVGNPFLLASNLQPTVTWGIISGVRRYQYPSGTLLEYANCIQTDASINPGNSGGPIYDADGRLIGIVGRASFEKRGRVNVGVGYAISINQAKNFVGYLHSGRIVDHATLGATVVTGEDGGAVVSNILESSDAFRRGLRYGDEILELAGQPILTANDFKNVLGTLPKNWRVPLVFRHEGQTIETIVRLPGVHLEDELLEKMAGALPPPPPRPAPKPEPKPTPEPEQPDEDAPDQPGDAEAGDNNKKLPAAVDELYADRRGYANYHPNLQYQAEIWKAIQAVYPAATDEQVWRIKGVTEQGRKVEITVGDSVQLLKLGKTETNEEMTLKLDKATQWYEAVENGSPTAILTALRSLKRLRELGPQQYGDTYYLGTMPLLGQWPLRDVLVATAGDIETRFLLHDDRLESIEAFAGRDADPAELLLRWPADKTDSPLPATLELRFGTTAELTLQLESWTTGPAPVDTPAAS encoded by the coding sequence ATGAAGCGTTGGAATTTGATTGTGCTCGCCGGCGTCCTGCTGATCCCGCCGCTCGCGGCTCGGCCGGCCATCGCGCAAGACACTGCCGCGGAGTCAGTTGCCGCGGAAGACACGGCCGCGGAAGACACTACTGCGAAGTTGGCCGTCCCCGAGCAAGTCCTGCAAGCTCAGCAGCGTCGCATCGCAGCGATTGAAAAAGCCGTGCCGACGGCTGTCTCGGTGTTTGTTCCCGGTGGGGCGGGCGGCGGCAGTGGCGTGCTGATATCTCCCGATGGCTACGCCCTGACCAACTTCCACGTCAGCAGCCCGGCCGGCGTGCACATGCGCTGCGGCCTGGCTGACGGCAACGTCTACGACGCGGTGATCATCGGCATCGACCCGGTGGGCGACTTGGCTTTGATCCGACTATTGGGGCGCGACGATTTTCCCGCCGCCACGTTGGGCGATAGCGACAAACTGCAGGTGGGCGATTGGTGCTTTGTGGTCGGCAATCCCTTTTTGTTAGCGTCCAATCTGCAGCCCACCGTCACTTGGGGCATCATCAGCGGCGTGCGGCGTTACCAATACCCTTCGGGCACGTTGCTGGAATACGCCAACTGCATCCAAACCGACGCCTCGATCAATCCGGGCAACTCGGGAGGTCCGATCTATGACGCGGACGGTCGCTTGATCGGCATCGTGGGCCGGGCATCGTTCGAAAAACGCGGCCGAGTGAACGTCGGGGTGGGCTATGCGATTTCCATCAACCAAGCCAAAAATTTTGTCGGCTACCTGCACAGTGGTCGGATCGTCGACCACGCCACGCTGGGCGCCACGGTGGTCACCGGTGAGGACGGCGGAGCGGTGGTCAGCAACATCCTGGAATCGTCCGACGCCTTCCGCCGCGGGTTGCGGTACGGCGATGAAATCCTGGAACTCGCCGGCCAGCCTATCCTTACGGCCAACGACTTTAAAAACGTGCTCGGCACTCTGCCCAAAAACTGGCGAGTGCCGCTGGTGTTCCGGCACGAAGGACAAACGATTGAAACCATCGTGCGGCTACCGGGCGTGCACCTGGAAGACGAACTGTTGGAAAAAATGGCCGGGGCCCTGCCACCGCCGCCCCCGCGTCCGGCCCCCAAGCCAGAACCAAAACCAACACCAGAACCAGAACAGCCGGATGAGGACGCACCCGACCAACCAGGGGACGCCGAGGCGGGCGACAACAATAAAAAACTTCCCGCCGCCGTGGACGAACTGTACGCGGATCGCCGCGGGTACGCCAACTATCATCCCAACCTGCAATACCAAGCAGAGATTTGGAAAGCCATCCAAGCGGTCTATCCGGCCGCGACGGACGAACAGGTGTGGCGGATCAAAGGCGTCACCGAACAGGGGCGGAAGGTCGAAATCACCGTGGGCGATTCGGTGCAGCTGCTGAAGCTGGGCAAGACCGAAACCAACGAAGAGATGACCCTGAAGTTGGACAAAGCGACGCAGTGGTACGAAGCGGTGGAAAATGGTTCGCCCACGGCAATCCTGACCGCTCTGCGGTCGCTGAAACGGCTGAGGGAATTGGGCCCGCAACAGTACGGCGATACGTATTACCTGGGCACTATGCCGTTGCTGGGCCAGTGGCCGCTGCGCGATGTGTTGGTGGCCACGGCCGGTGACATCGAAACCCGTTTCCTGCTGCACGACGATCGCTTGGAATCGATCGAAGCGTTCGCCGGCCGCGATGCCGATCCGGCTGAATTGCTGCTCCGTTGGCCGGCCGACAAAACGGACAGTCCGCTTCCGGCCACCTTGGAACTGCGGTTTGGCACCACGGCCGAGTTGACCCTGCAACTGGAATCTTGGACCACCGGGCCGGCTCCGGTCGACACCCCCGCGGCCAGCTGA
- a CDS encoding S1C family serine protease — MFRFAPRTVTPRILTASIVATLARAWAPRPSTAHQTITSPRITAATLSLAFLLAAATTVSAQPTLQRVIRDSQQRVVKVYGAGGVAGLEGYQSGFLVSPEGHIATVWSYVLDVEPIVVLDDGRRFESKIVGFEPTLELAVLKIEASDLPYFEVKGERPLRGGLPVLAVSNLFGIAAGNEPASVMRGSISAITKLSARRGTFQTAYTGDVLLLDLVANNPGAAGGALVDAQGQLVGMLGKELRDSATGVWLNYALPASGLRSTIGDIIAGRQRASEATDQPPLPRAEAHSLETLGLVLVPDVLEKTPAFVDAVVPESAAAAAGLRADDLLLLVGDQRIDGQRSLKESLRRIDRRDTVHLTVQRGSQILPVALKP, encoded by the coding sequence ATGTTTCGTTTTGCCCCGCGCACCGTCACCCCGCGCATCCTCACCGCGAGCATCGTAGCTACGCTCGCCAGAGCGTGGGCCCCGCGTCCATCGACCGCCCACCAAACAATCACGTCCCCCCGCATCACCGCCGCGACCTTGAGCCTCGCCTTCCTACTGGCCGCCGCAACCACGGTCTCGGCGCAGCCCACCCTGCAGCGTGTCATTCGCGACAGCCAGCAACGAGTGGTAAAGGTGTACGGCGCCGGGGGAGTGGCGGGACTGGAGGGCTACCAGAGCGGTTTTCTGGTGTCGCCCGAAGGGCATATCGCCACGGTTTGGAGCTATGTGTTGGACGTCGAACCGATCGTGGTGCTGGACGATGGGCGACGCTTCGAATCCAAAATCGTGGGCTTCGAGCCGACCTTGGAATTGGCGGTGTTAAAAATCGAAGCCAGCGACCTGCCGTACTTTGAAGTCAAAGGCGAACGACCGCTGCGGGGCGGGCTGCCGGTGTTGGCGGTCAGCAATCTATTTGGGATCGCCGCAGGCAATGAACCGGCCAGCGTGATGCGAGGATCGATTTCGGCGATCACCAAATTGTCTGCGCGCCGCGGAACGTTTCAGACAGCCTACACCGGCGACGTGCTGCTGCTGGATTTGGTTGCCAATAACCCGGGTGCCGCCGGCGGCGCCTTGGTCGACGCCCAGGGACAACTGGTGGGGATGCTGGGCAAAGAGCTGCGTGATTCGGCGACGGGCGTGTGGCTGAACTATGCACTGCCGGCGTCCGGTTTGCGGTCCACGATCGGCGACATCATCGCCGGCCGACAGCGAGCTTCCGAAGCCACCGATCAGCCGCCTCTGCCCCGCGCCGAAGCTCATTCATTGGAGACGCTGGGATTGGTGCTGGTGCCCGACGTGTTGGAGAAAACGCCGGCGTTTGTCGACGCGGTGGTGCCCGAGTCGGCGGCGGCCGCGGCCGGGTTGCGAGCCGACGACCTGCTGTTGTTGGTCGGGGATCAACGAATCGATGGTCAGCGGTCGCTAAAAGAATCGCTGCGGCGAATCGATCGACGCGACACCGTGCATCTAACCGTGCAACGCGGATCCCAGATACTGCCCGTAGCGCTGAAGCCGTAG
- a CDS encoding zinc-dependent peptidase produces the protein MKYCLSRFPFALLLLLAAGPWAADAVAADDARTPRPQLQIINGSDQPVDIFWLDADGQRTPNGSLKPGQDTVIKTTLGHRFAVVGQRDGSEQVVISRLPVQGVRLDAAGRDGVPPFYSQSTSVNGFPIVASATVDPHALAEAKYLIEQMLALRPDVLKAMTDSGARLCIMAYNEFTTDLPEFARMGDRPHPDFPQLDGKDYWDARARGTGGSQTDPFCSVGEENLLGYPGDPYASESILIHEFAHSIHLRGLVNVDPTFDRRLQQTYRQAMQQGLWKGKYAGVNRFEYFAEGVQSWFDDNRENDHDHNHVNTRAELLEYDPGLAAICREVFGDTVLKYTKPATRLKDHLADYDPADAPTFRWPARLTRAKQAIRQHAQARDAQAGTHEDRKLAGWTVHVHKQLLAPDHRKATETALRLLNRQLDEIVREVPPPAVAELRKVPLWISPEYENVQPRAEYHPGAGWLKNNGRDPAMAKGVEFTNVRIFEAETRRMPNFALHELAHAYHDRVLPKGFGNPELKAAYERMKAGGLYERVERRNSNGETRIDRAYALTNPQEYFAEVSEAYFSTNDFFPYTRDELERHDPEVVKLLGELWGVQ, from the coding sequence ATGAAATATTGCCTTAGCCGGTTTCCCTTCGCGTTGCTGCTGTTGCTTGCCGCCGGACCGTGGGCCGCCGACGCGGTCGCTGCCGACGACGCCCGCACTCCGCGTCCTCAACTGCAGATCATCAACGGCAGCGATCAGCCGGTCGACATTTTCTGGTTGGATGCGGACGGGCAGCGGACGCCCAACGGCAGTCTAAAACCCGGCCAGGATACCGTCATCAAAACCACCCTGGGCCATCGCTTTGCGGTGGTCGGGCAACGCGACGGCAGCGAGCAAGTGGTGATCAGCCGGTTGCCCGTGCAGGGAGTTCGTTTGGATGCCGCAGGTCGCGATGGCGTGCCGCCGTTCTACAGCCAATCCACCTCCGTCAACGGATTTCCAATCGTGGCCTCGGCCACCGTCGATCCGCACGCCTTGGCAGAAGCCAAGTACCTGATCGAACAAATGCTGGCCCTGCGTCCCGATGTGTTGAAAGCGATGACCGACAGCGGAGCTCGGCTGTGCATCATGGCTTACAACGAATTCACCACCGACCTGCCAGAGTTCGCTCGCATGGGTGACAGGCCCCATCCGGACTTTCCACAGTTGGATGGTAAGGACTACTGGGATGCTCGGGCCCGTGGCACCGGGGGCAGCCAAACCGATCCGTTCTGTTCGGTGGGCGAAGAAAATTTGTTGGGCTATCCCGGCGACCCGTATGCCAGCGAAAGCATCTTGATCCACGAATTCGCGCATTCGATCCACTTGCGCGGCTTGGTTAACGTCGATCCAACGTTCGATCGCCGGCTGCAACAGACCTACCGTCAAGCGATGCAGCAGGGACTGTGGAAAGGCAAGTACGCTGGGGTGAATCGGTTCGAGTATTTTGCCGAAGGCGTGCAGTCGTGGTTTGATGACAACCGCGAAAACGACCACGATCACAATCACGTCAACACTCGAGCCGAATTGTTGGAGTACGATCCGGGACTCGCCGCTATCTGCCGCGAAGTGTTTGGGGACACCGTACTGAAATACACCAAGCCGGCGACTCGGCTGAAAGATCACCTGGCCGACTACGACCCGGCCGACGCCCCCACTTTCCGCTGGCCCGCTCGTCTGACGCGTGCCAAACAAGCCATCCGCCAGCATGCGCAAGCTCGCGACGCTCAGGCCGGCACCCACGAGGACCGCAAGCTGGCCGGCTGGACCGTGCACGTCCACAAACAATTGCTCGCCCCGGATCATCGCAAGGCAACCGAAACCGCTCTGCGGCTGCTGAACCGCCAGCTGGACGAAATCGTCCGGGAGGTTCCTCCGCCCGCTGTGGCCGAGCTGCGGAAAGTCCCGCTGTGGATCTCGCCAGAGTACGAGAACGTGCAACCACGAGCGGAATACCACCCAGGTGCCGGCTGGCTGAAAAACAACGGCCGCGACCCGGCGATGGCCAAGGGCGTGGAGTTCACCAACGTGCGGATCTTTGAAGCCGAAACGCGACGGATGCCCAACTTCGCGTTGCACGAATTGGCACATGCCTACCACGATCGCGTGCTGCCCAAGGGGTTTGGCAACCCGGAACTGAAAGCGGCCTATGAGCGGATGAAGGCCGGCGGGTTGTATGAACGCGTGGAACGCCGAAATTCGAACGGGGAAACCAGGATCGATCGAGCCTACGCGCTGACGAATCCGCAGGAGTACTTCGCGGAAGTCAGCGAAGCGTATTTCTCGACCAACGACTTCTTTCCCTACACTCGCGACGAACTAGAACGCCACGATCCGGAAGTCGTCAAATTGTTGGGCGAATTATGGGGTGTGCAGTAG